The Nitrospiraceae bacterium genome has a window encoding:
- a CDS encoding outer membrane protein transport protein, which translates to MLWAGSFRIFDHSASAAGQASAFTAQADDASAAYYNPAGMTQLHGVQLSAGTTLIGGGFSFQNAGGATTPGDLRGSVALPPPSSFYATANLKDLGIGSVDGLVVGLAAFNPFGTITRWPDSSQFSSATTKAAFELLDIRPSIALKLHPDFAIGVGADIYTFSGLLGEGQVERQLRWPGGLGIPAGSGIELTGRDTAAGFNVSMLYTPIRNEDGLPLVNVGLIYRSQATLHLNGQFMVNGAPIADSRTTFVVPQVFTGGVALWPVRNKSREWKLELDVDYTGWKSVRNLDSTLSNGVTIATPANWNSGYTVMIGTEYKWLKPEPLPDWDIAVRAGYWHSPKVIPDLTFNPAIPDGDQHAIAGGLGFMCTGNGHFLGLIPCGGSDKAFRPKGLGLDVAYKAVLYEDRTVAGNVNPTVNGTYRTTLHVGSVNIRMNF; encoded by the coding sequence ATGCTCTGGGCCGGAAGCTTTCGGATATTCGACCACAGCGCCTCGGCGGCGGGTCAGGCCTCCGCCTTCACCGCGCAAGCCGACGATGCCTCCGCCGCATACTACAACCCGGCCGGTATGACCCAGCTCCACGGTGTCCAATTGTCGGCAGGCACGACCCTTATCGGCGGCGGCTTCTCATTCCAAAATGCCGGAGGCGCCACGACCCCGGGAGATTTGCGCGGCAGCGTCGCCCTCCCGCCGCCATCCAGTTTCTACGCCACGGCGAATCTCAAAGATCTCGGCATCGGATCGGTCGACGGCCTGGTCGTCGGCTTGGCCGCGTTCAATCCGTTCGGCACGATCACGCGCTGGCCCGACAGCAGCCAGTTCTCCAGCGCCACGACCAAAGCCGCCTTCGAATTGCTCGATATCCGTCCGTCGATCGCCCTCAAACTCCACCCTGACTTTGCGATCGGCGTCGGCGCCGACATTTATACGTTTTCCGGCCTCCTCGGGGAGGGACAAGTTGAACGGCAACTTCGATGGCCCGGCGGGCTCGGGATCCCGGCCGGCTCCGGCATCGAGCTCACCGGCCGCGATACAGCCGCGGGCTTCAACGTCAGCATGCTTTATACCCCGATCCGGAACGAGGACGGGTTACCGCTCGTCAATGTGGGATTGATCTACCGGAGCCAAGCCACGCTGCACCTGAACGGGCAATTCATGGTCAACGGCGCACCGATTGCCGACTCGCGCACCACCTTTGTCGTCCCCCAAGTCTTCACCGGAGGCGTGGCGCTTTGGCCGGTCCGCAACAAGAGTCGCGAGTGGAAACTGGAGTTGGACGTCGACTATACAGGCTGGAAATCCGTCCGCAACCTCGACAGCACGCTCTCGAACGGGGTGACGATCGCGACGCCGGCCAATTGGAACAGCGGATACACGGTGATGATCGGTACGGAGTACAAGTGGCTCAAACCGGAACCGCTGCCGGACTGGGACATCGCGGTGCGAGCCGGCTACTGGCACTCGCCGAAGGTCATCCCCGACCTGACCTTCAACCCGGCCATTCCGGATGGCGACCAACATGCGATCGCTGGCGGTCTGGGCTTCATGTGCACCGGCAACGGGCATTTCCTCGGCCTGATCCCCTGCGGCGGATCGGACAAGGCCTTCCGGCCAAAGGGCCTCGGATTGGATGTGGCCTACAAGGCCGTGCTGTACGAAGATCGAACAGTGGCCGGGAACGTGAACCCGACCGTCAACGGAACCTACCGCACGACGCTGCACGTCGGATCGGTGAATATTCGGATGAATTTTTGA
- a CDS encoding polymer-forming cytoskeletal protein, producing MKKSGFVEDDNITLLARGVLLKGEIRVEGTVRIDGRLEGDIQTKGTVVIGEDGVVQGTITAGVIINSGKIKATVTATERLQLLKTGILIGEVHTPALSMEDGSKFQGTSDMGLSSSWGEEPKTLPNNVRELPAQRPKSVAVAGEHS from the coding sequence ATGAAGAAGAGCGGTTTCGTCGAAGATGACAACATCACGTTGCTTGCCCGGGGTGTGCTCCTCAAGGGCGAGATTCGCGTGGAAGGCACCGTGCGTATCGATGGGCGGCTGGAGGGGGACATCCAGACCAAGGGTACCGTGGTGATCGGCGAAGACGGGGTCGTGCAGGGCACGATCACGGCGGGCGTGATCATCAACAGCGGGAAGATCAAGGCGACGGTGACGGCAACGGAACGGTTGCAATTACTCAAGACCGGCATCCTGATCGGCGAAGTGCATACTCCGGCCCTGTCCATGGAAGACGGATCGAAATTCCAAGGCACGTCGGATATGGGCCTGTCCTCCTCATGGGGAGAGGAACCCAAGACGCTTCCCAACAATGTTCGTGAATTGCCCGCGCAGCGCCCCAAGTCGGTGGCCGTAGCAGGCGAGCATTCCTAA
- a CDS encoding sodium:solute symporter family protein, protein MLLTFVILYLALSVGIGLYAAMRVHTAKDFAVAGRCLPLPVVTATVFATWFGAETVLGISATFVKDGLRAVVADPFGSSLCLILAGLFFASRFYRLNLLTIGDYYRLRYNRSVEVLCTLCIVASYLGWVSAQIKALGLVFSVVTDGAISQPTGMVLGAVIVLAYTVFGGMFSVAILDFVQITIIMGGMLYIASIISGLAGGVDQVIAHASRAGKLDFFPPATFEAWIPFLGAWMTMMLGSIPQQDVFQRITSARDERTAVRGSVLGGSLYFLFAFVPMFLAYSATLIDPAHVAGLLERDSQLVLPTLILEHTPLAAQIVFFGALLSAIMSCSSATLLAPSVAFSENVLKAWFPRIADDEFLRLMRVVLVCFAATVLGFALNSEASIFKMVENAYKVTLVAAFVPLAAGLFWKRATTQGALLAIGAGLVTWVVLEAFGGSDSIWPPQLVGFLAAAAGMFVGSLSPPWIGASVRADEAAG, encoded by the coding sequence ATGCTGCTGACCTTCGTCATCCTCTACCTTGCGCTGTCGGTCGGTATCGGACTCTACGCGGCCATGCGCGTTCATACTGCCAAGGATTTTGCGGTGGCAGGGCGCTGCTTGCCCCTGCCGGTCGTGACGGCCACGGTGTTCGCCACCTGGTTCGGCGCCGAAACGGTCTTGGGCATCTCCGCCACGTTCGTGAAAGACGGCCTGCGGGCCGTAGTGGCAGATCCCTTCGGGTCGAGCCTTTGCCTCATCCTGGCCGGTCTGTTTTTCGCGAGCCGGTTCTATCGCCTCAACCTGCTGACGATCGGCGACTATTACCGCCTCCGCTACAACCGCAGCGTTGAGGTGCTCTGTACCCTCTGCATCGTCGCCTCCTACCTGGGGTGGGTCTCGGCACAGATCAAGGCGCTCGGCTTGGTTTTTTCGGTCGTGACGGACGGAGCGATCTCGCAACCGACGGGCATGGTCCTCGGCGCCGTCATTGTGCTCGCCTATACCGTCTTCGGGGGGATGTTCTCGGTCGCGATCCTCGATTTCGTGCAGATCACGATCATCATGGGAGGGATGTTGTATATCGCCTCGATCATCAGCGGGTTGGCCGGCGGCGTCGATCAGGTCATCGCGCACGCCTCCAGGGCGGGAAAACTGGATTTCTTTCCACCCGCGACCTTCGAGGCCTGGATTCCGTTTCTCGGGGCCTGGATGACGATGATGCTGGGCTCGATTCCCCAGCAAGACGTGTTTCAACGGATCACGTCCGCGCGGGATGAGCGGACGGCCGTCCGCGGATCCGTGCTCGGCGGATCGCTCTATTTCCTCTTTGCGTTCGTCCCCATGTTCCTTGCTTATTCCGCGACCTTGATCGATCCGGCCCACGTGGCCGGGTTGCTCGAACGCGATTCTCAGCTGGTGTTGCCCACGTTGATCCTCGAACATACGCCCTTGGCTGCACAGATCGTATTTTTCGGGGCCTTGCTCTCGGCGATCATGAGTTGTTCATCGGCCACGCTGCTGGCCCCGTCGGTGGCATTCAGCGAGAACGTGCTGAAAGCGTGGTTTCCCCGGATCGCAGACGACGAGTTTCTGCGGCTCATGCGGGTGGTGCTGGTCTGTTTTGCCGCGACCGTGCTCGGATTCGCCCTCAATTCAGAGGCATCAATCTTCAAGATGGTCGAAAATGCCTACAAAGTGACGCTGGTGGCGGCATTCGTACCGCTGGCCGCGGGACTGTTTTGGAAGCGAGCGACGACGCAGGGGGCGTTGCTGGCAATCGGTGCAGGATTGGTGACCTGGGTCGTGCTTGAAGCCTTCGGCGGGTCCGATTCGATCTGGCCGCCGCAGTTGGTCGGATTTTTGGCCGCAGCGGCAGGCATGTTCGTCGGCTCCCTCTCGCCGCCGTGGATCGGTGCATCCGTTCGAGCCGACGAGGCCGCGGGCTGA
- a CDS encoding PAS domain-containing protein has translation MTQAQQATPISSLQDEQTKVLYRSAAFGLLVSVINATLIVVLEWDVFPQTPLLWWLGTVCSVTALRAGIVWGYWNHTPAGWTTADWYRWALRGVTATGLAWGASTWFLGPDVPRANELLLLFVMTGMVAGAVPILALVLPAFLLFNATVSIPLLYHFATAGDPFHWTLAGMTILFVSATTYSAWNLNHAVLTSLRLRLQNQALVTSLTERSTAIEQLNRDVTKEIQERRLVEEELRQTQGDLERRIAERTTDLAQANESLLTEVEERRRTERALFSSEKRFNHLTDNLNQGVWFAQVEPPQVLYVNPAFERIWGLPADRFYENPRLWRECLHQDDRASVNEAYDAALAAPDTKDLALFYRIVHPDGAVRWIHDRVVFHHKSDGTVDQISGITEDITESRALEQRLREAQKMEAVGRLAGGVAHDFNNVMTVILGYSAVLLQEMSQQSSARHFVQEIQRAGERCAALTSQLLAFSRKQMLHPVSLDLHRVIRDLMSLLRSLLGEHITVVLRLDPTPRWVKVDAVQMEQVIINLAVNARDAMPQGGTLTIETDEIPLSQVRGAGTGSRTDRPYVRFRVHDTGIGMDADTQARVFEPFFTTKPQGQGTGLGLATVYGIVHQSGGTISVDSKPGLGTTMTICLPQVTPVGPPMPATVLPPDTKPGTEAVLLVEDDPSVRLLTQHVLRMHGFLVYEAADGIHALDLIRQHPVHVDVLVTDLVMPGMNGKELAKRLRGKLGPLKAVYVSGYSDSAPIVGDDADGQSAFLAKPFSPEDLIRTIRQLLQTAAPAALSPPQR, from the coding sequence GTGACACAGGCTCAGCAGGCAACCCCCATCTCCTCGCTTCAAGACGAACAGACGAAAGTTCTCTATCGGAGTGCCGCCTTCGGGCTGCTGGTGTCCGTCATCAATGCGACGTTGATCGTCGTATTGGAATGGGACGTCTTTCCGCAAACTCCGCTGCTCTGGTGGCTGGGCACAGTCTGCAGCGTCACCGCCTTGCGCGCGGGCATCGTCTGGGGCTACTGGAACCACACCCCGGCCGGCTGGACCACAGCCGACTGGTATCGCTGGGCGCTCCGCGGCGTCACGGCGACCGGCCTGGCCTGGGGAGCCAGCACCTGGTTTTTGGGCCCGGACGTACCCCGGGCAAATGAGTTGCTTCTGCTGTTCGTGATGACCGGAATGGTCGCGGGGGCAGTACCAATCTTGGCACTTGTGCTGCCGGCCTTTCTGCTGTTCAACGCGACGGTCTCGATTCCCCTGCTCTACCACTTTGCCACAGCCGGCGATCCGTTCCACTGGACGCTGGCCGGCATGACGATCCTATTCGTCTCCGCCACGACCTATTCCGCCTGGAACCTGAACCATGCGGTCCTGACTTCCCTGCGGCTCAGGCTCCAAAACCAGGCGCTGGTCACCTCGCTGACCGAACGATCGACGGCGATAGAACAGCTGAACCGGGATGTCACGAAAGAGATTCAGGAACGCCGGCTGGTTGAAGAAGAACTCCGGCAAACTCAGGGCGACCTGGAACGCCGGATCGCCGAGCGCACCACGGATTTAGCGCAGGCCAACGAGAGCCTGCTCACGGAAGTCGAAGAGCGGCGCCGTACCGAGCGGGCGCTCTTCTCGAGCGAGAAGCGCTTCAATCACCTGACCGACAACCTCAACCAGGGCGTCTGGTTTGCGCAAGTCGAACCGCCGCAGGTGCTCTATGTGAATCCCGCCTTCGAACGCATCTGGGGACTTCCTGCCGATCGATTCTACGAAAACCCTCGCTTGTGGCGGGAGTGCCTGCACCAGGACGATCGCGCGTCGGTCAACGAGGCCTACGATGCGGCACTGGCCGCGCCTGACACCAAAGACCTCGCCCTCTTCTACCGGATCGTCCATCCCGACGGGGCGGTACGCTGGATCCATGATCGCGTGGTCTTCCACCATAAGAGCGACGGGACGGTCGACCAGATCAGCGGCATCACCGAGGACATCACCGAGTCCCGAGCGTTGGAACAACGCCTGCGCGAGGCGCAAAAGATGGAAGCGGTCGGCCGCCTGGCGGGGGGCGTCGCCCACGACTTCAACAACGTCATGACCGTCATTCTCGGTTACAGCGCCGTTCTTCTCCAGGAAATGAGCCAGCAATCGAGCGCCCGCCATTTCGTCCAGGAAATCCAGCGGGCTGGTGAACGATGCGCCGCCCTGACCAGTCAACTCTTGGCCTTCAGCCGCAAGCAGATGTTGCACCCCGTGTCGCTCGACCTCCACCGAGTCATTCGCGATCTGATGTCCCTGCTCAGGAGCCTGCTTGGCGAACACATCACCGTCGTGCTCCGCTTGGACCCGACTCCCCGCTGGGTCAAGGTGGATGCGGTTCAAATGGAACAGGTGATCATCAACCTGGCCGTGAATGCCCGGGATGCGATGCCGCAAGGCGGCACCTTGACGATCGAAACGGACGAAATCCCCCTTTCTCAGGTGCGCGGAGCGGGAACCGGCAGCCGCACGGATCGGCCCTACGTTCGCTTTCGCGTGCATGACACCGGCATCGGCATGGACGCGGACACCCAGGCGCGCGTCTTCGAACCGTTTTTCACGACCAAACCGCAAGGGCAAGGAACCGGTCTCGGTCTTGCCACGGTCTACGGAATCGTACACCAAAGCGGCGGGACGATCAGCGTCGACAGTAAACCGGGGCTCGGCACGACTATGACGATCTGCCTCCCTCAAGTGACGCCGGTCGGTCCGCCGATGCCCGCCACAGTTCTCCCTCCGGATACCAAACCGGGCACCGAAGCCGTGCTGTTGGTGGAGGATGATCCATCCGTACGGCTCCTGACGCAGCATGTGCTCAGAATGCACGGGTTCCTGGTGTACGAGGCGGCGGACGGTATCCACGCCCTCGACCTGATCCGGCAACATCCGGTACACGTCGACGTCCTGGTCACCGATCTCGTCATGCCCGGCATGAATGGGAAGGAATTGGCGAAACGGTTGCGCGGGAAGCTCGGTCCGCTGAAGGCCGTCTACGTGTCCGGATACAGCGATTCGGCCCCGATCGTCGGAGACGATGCGGATGGACAATCTGCGTTCTTAGCGAAGCCCTTTTCTCCGGAAGACTTGATCCGCACCATCCGCCAGCTCCTCCAGACGGCGGCGCCCGCCGCGCTGAGCCCGCCTCAGCGGTAG
- a CDS encoding PBP1A family penicillin-binding protein codes for MVSVPLRWAKRAFLLLTVAIMLTVGLGVGYGLYLSASLALPKGDEHRPRLVFGAPFLLKPDLDVTSSRLLERLQQLGYKSVEHPVRAPGDYRSTSSELDIYLREVPDQHVRASAVRLVLEQGQATRVVSLEHGGDVFPVYLEPQLISGLRGDSRQVREWLPYAKTPARFVDTLLAIEDRRFFSHPGIDPVAVGRALWRNLVRGDVVQGGSTITQQLAKNLFYSPRRTFTRKLKESVAALVLEAKYQKKEILESYLNEIYLGQIGSVSIYGVGEAAHRYFGKQVDELNLPEIALLVGMIKGPNTYSPLKNPASAKQRRDVVLGRLREQGFIAEEDWRESVNARVQVLLPQETLADAPFFVDYLLRQTEEAVGAPLPDGVKLYTTLDPMLQRTATDVLGTGLAKLEAQHPALNARDETLQGAIVVLDPSTGAILAMAGSRDYRASQFNRAVQAKRQPGSLFKPLVYLAALEAKREPGSGQPVTAATRMKDEPVSFESSTGTWSPQNYDRQFHGTVSLRAALEQSLNVPAVKLAQSVGTRRILQTAQNLGIRSPLADNLSIALGTSSVSLLEITSSYGVLANGGVAVTPTALQSVLTSDGDSLWHHTPERRQAVSPQAAYVVTSLLKGVVERGTAAKAKAMGVRSIVAGKTGTTDGYRDAWFVGYSTDYVVGVWVGFDDEEPLRLTGAQAALPIWADFMRQTSSPVLRDFPIPPGIVTREIDPKTGQLATSRCPERMVEVFIEGTEPTVACEVHGEGLWERLKRSFGFS; via the coding sequence GTGGTAAGCGTACCGCTGCGTTGGGCCAAGCGGGCCTTCTTGCTGTTGACCGTCGCGATCATGCTCACGGTCGGCCTCGGCGTTGGATACGGGCTGTACTTGTCGGCCAGTTTGGCACTGCCGAAGGGAGACGAACACCGCCCGCGCCTGGTGTTCGGCGCTCCGTTTCTTCTGAAGCCCGACCTCGATGTGACTTCCTCCCGCTTGCTCGAGCGGCTGCAGCAACTTGGTTATAAGTCCGTCGAGCATCCGGTGCGCGCGCCCGGCGACTATCGCAGCACCTCCTCGGAATTGGACATCTATCTCCGTGAGGTGCCCGACCAGCATGTGCGGGCCTCAGCCGTGCGGCTCGTGCTGGAACAGGGCCAGGCTACCCGAGTCGTCTCGCTCGAGCATGGAGGGGACGTATTTCCCGTCTATCTGGAGCCGCAGTTGATCAGCGGACTGCGCGGTGATTCGAGGCAAGTGCGGGAATGGCTGCCCTATGCCAAGACACCGGCCCGCTTCGTCGACACCCTCTTAGCCATCGAGGATCGACGGTTCTTTAGCCATCCCGGCATCGATCCGGTGGCGGTCGGCCGGGCCCTGTGGCGAAACCTGGTCCGCGGCGACGTCGTTCAGGGGGGCAGCACGATCACGCAGCAACTGGCCAAGAACCTCTTCTATTCGCCGCGCCGCACCTTCACCAGAAAGTTGAAGGAGTCCGTCGCCGCACTGGTGTTGGAGGCCAAGTATCAGAAGAAGGAGATCCTCGAGAGCTACCTCAACGAGATCTATCTGGGGCAGATCGGGTCCGTGTCGATCTACGGGGTGGGGGAAGCGGCTCACCGGTATTTCGGGAAGCAGGTCGACGAACTGAATCTTCCGGAGATCGCCCTCCTGGTCGGGATGATCAAGGGACCGAACACCTATTCACCGCTCAAGAACCCCGCCTCCGCCAAGCAACGGCGCGATGTGGTGTTGGGGCGGCTTCGCGAGCAGGGATTCATCGCGGAGGAGGATTGGCGGGAGTCCGTCAATGCGAGGGTACAGGTGCTCTTGCCGCAGGAAACCTTGGCTGACGCGCCGTTCTTCGTCGATTACCTTCTGCGCCAAACCGAGGAAGCCGTGGGGGCGCCGCTGCCGGACGGTGTGAAGCTCTACACGACATTGGATCCGATGCTGCAACGTACGGCGACGGATGTCCTCGGTACCGGCCTCGCAAAATTGGAAGCGCAACATCCGGCATTGAATGCGCGGGACGAGACGCTCCAGGGCGCGATTGTCGTGCTGGATCCTTCGACGGGGGCTATCCTCGCCATGGCCGGAAGCCGGGACTACCGCGCGAGCCAGTTCAATCGGGCGGTGCAGGCCAAGCGCCAACCGGGGTCGCTCTTCAAGCCGCTGGTCTACTTGGCGGCGCTCGAGGCGAAGCGCGAACCGGGGAGCGGGCAACCGGTGACGGCGGCGACGCGCATGAAAGATGAGCCGGTCAGCTTCGAGTCTTCCACCGGTACCTGGTCGCCGCAAAACTATGACCGTCAATTCCATGGAACGGTGTCACTCCGCGCGGCGCTGGAGCAGTCCCTGAACGTTCCGGCCGTGAAATTGGCGCAGTCGGTGGGCACCAGGCGGATTCTTCAGACCGCGCAGAACCTCGGTATCCGGAGTCCCCTGGCGGACAATCTCTCCATTGCGCTCGGCACATCCTCCGTCTCGCTCCTCGAGATCACCTCGTCCTACGGCGTACTGGCCAACGGAGGCGTGGCGGTGACGCCGACGGCCTTGCAGTCGGTGCTGACCTCCGACGGAGATTCCTTGTGGCACCATACGCCGGAGCGGCGCCAGGCGGTCTCTCCCCAGGCGGCCTATGTGGTCACGAGTCTTTTAAAAGGCGTCGTCGAACGGGGCACGGCGGCCAAGGCCAAAGCGATGGGCGTCCGCAGCATCGTCGCCGGCAAGACCGGCACCACCGATGGGTATCGGGACGCCTGGTTCGTCGGCTACAGCACGGACTATGTCGTCGGGGTCTGGGTGGGATTCGACGATGAGGAGCCCCTGCGATTGACCGGCGCGCAGGCGGCGCTGCCTATCTGGGCGGACTTCATGCGGCAGACGTCATCGCCGGTCTTGAGGGATTTTCCGATTCCCCCCGGCATCGTCACGCGGGAGATAGATCCGAAGACCGGACAACTGGCGACGTCCCGTTGTCCCGAACGAATGGTCGAGGTGTTTATCGAGGGCACCGAGCCGACCGTCGCCTGCGAAGTGCACGGCGAAGGGCTCTGGGAGCGGCTCAAACGAAGTTTTGGTTTTTCCTAG
- a CDS encoding lipase family protein: MTQRQGNRHLVSSILLLAACISLLQACSGASIFPSKPPAPIDFARTIEYADRAALVYESTETIEARNTADHRYETSPLDALGGKVFLETDDARHLQWIAVRGTANLNNIKLDVDYNKVVDERLRIPLHKGFADLAMDAYRFVKPRLKQGYEVRVTGHSLGGAAAVIVLMLLKEDGATLGQAVTFGQPKVTNRAGVRKYQELPLLRVINDKDPVPLLPPLELFAILDEGSFRHLGPEVVLEDGAAFRYYNGHDAERMSVMSFWQHMSDHDVPDHYMKNYLDRLHQKLLP, encoded by the coding sequence ATGACTCAACGCCAAGGCAACCGTCACCTTGTTTCGTCCATTCTGTTGCTGGCCGCTTGCATCAGCCTGCTTCAAGCCTGCAGCGGCGCCTCCATCTTTCCCAGCAAACCACCGGCCCCGATCGACTTCGCCCGCACGATCGAATATGCCGACCGCGCCGCACTGGTCTACGAAAGCACCGAGACCATCGAAGCACGCAACACCGCCGATCACCGCTACGAAACCAGTCCGCTCGACGCATTGGGCGGCAAGGTCTTCCTGGAAACCGACGATGCACGACATCTCCAGTGGATCGCCGTTCGCGGCACGGCCAATCTCAACAACATCAAACTCGACGTCGACTATAACAAGGTGGTCGACGAACGCCTGCGGATCCCCCTCCACAAGGGCTTCGCGGACCTGGCGATGGATGCCTACCGGTTTGTGAAACCGCGGCTCAAGCAGGGGTACGAGGTACGGGTGACGGGTCACAGCCTAGGCGGGGCCGCAGCGGTGATTGTGCTGATGTTGTTGAAAGAGGACGGCGCGACGCTCGGACAAGCCGTTACGTTCGGCCAGCCGAAGGTGACCAACCGGGCAGGCGTACGCAAGTATCAGGAACTCCCGCTGCTCCGCGTCATCAACGACAAGGACCCGGTTCCGCTCCTGCCTCCGCTCGAGCTGTTCGCCATTCTGGACGAGGGATCCTTCCGCCATCTCGGACCGGAGGTTGTCCTGGAGGATGGCGCCGCATTCCGCTACTACAACGGGCATGATGCCGAGCGCATGTCGGTGATGTCATTCTGGCAACACATGTCCGACCACGACGTTCCCGATCACTATATGAAGAACTATCTCGACCGTCTCCACCAGAAGCTGCTGCCGTAA
- a CDS encoding NmrA/HSCARG family protein, with the protein MAQKQVVVVVGATGMQGNGLVRAILADPASGFSVRALTRDVNADKAKELARLGAEVVAADVHDPESLKRAFAGAYGAFCVTFFWAHMSPEKEFSEAQAMAQAAKSAGLQHVVWSTLEDSRRWVPLSDNRMPTLMGKYKVPHFDAKGEADGEFKRLGVPTTCFLTSFYWDNLIHFGMGPKPGPDGVLAFTLPMGEKKLPGIAAVDIGKCALGVFKRRDAYLGKTVGVAGEHLTGGQMAAALTRHLGREVRYNAVPPEVYRTFGFPGADDLGNMFQFKRDFNEVFCGNRDLAISRALNSSLQTFDQWLGANKQLIALS; encoded by the coding sequence ATGGCACAGAAACAGGTCGTTGTAGTGGTGGGAGCAACGGGCATGCAGGGGAACGGGTTGGTACGGGCTATTCTGGCCGATCCGGCTTCCGGATTTTCGGTTCGGGCACTGACCAGGGACGTGAATGCCGACAAAGCCAAGGAGCTTGCGCGCCTCGGTGCGGAAGTCGTGGCGGCGGATGTGCATGATCCGGAGAGCCTGAAGCGGGCGTTTGCCGGGGCGTATGGGGCGTTCTGCGTGACGTTTTTCTGGGCGCACATGTCCCCTGAAAAGGAATTCAGCGAAGCCCAGGCGATGGCGCAGGCGGCGAAGTCTGCCGGATTGCAGCATGTCGTGTGGTCGACGCTCGAGGATTCCCGTCGGTGGGTGCCGCTCTCGGACAACCGGATGCCGACCCTTATGGGCAAATACAAGGTTCCTCATTTCGACGCAAAGGGCGAGGCGGACGGTGAATTCAAGCGTCTCGGGGTGCCGACGACCTGTTTCCTCACGTCATTTTATTGGGATAACTTGATTCATTTCGGGATGGGACCCAAGCCGGGGCCGGATGGGGTCTTGGCCTTCACTCTGCCCATGGGCGAGAAGAAGCTGCCGGGGATTGCCGCCGTGGATATCGGCAAGTGCGCGCTCGGTGTGTTCAAGCGGCGTGATGCCTATCTCGGGAAGACCGTGGGAGTGGCGGGGGAGCATCTCACCGGTGGGCAGATGGCCGCCGCGCTCACGCGACATCTCGGCCGTGAAGTGCGATACAACGCAGTGCCGCCGGAGGTCTACCGGACCTTCGGGTTTCCCGGTGCCGACGATCTGGGAAACATGTTTCAGTTCAAGCGAGACTTCAACGAGGTATTTTGCGGCAATCGCGACCTTGCGATCTCTCGGGCGCTCAACTCCTCTTTGCAGACCTTCGACCAGTGGCTCGGAGCCAACAAGCAGCTGATTGCCCTCTCGTGA